TTCGCCCGAGGCTTCTCGACGCGAGCCGCCAATCGGAGGGTGAGCCCGGACGGGGCTTCGAAGTCACGAGCGACAAACAGAAAGAGGTTGTCATGAGACCTACCCCGATGCGCCGCCTGCTCGCCGTGCTGGTGGCCATGACGCTCCTGGCCGCCGCCTGCGCCGGAGACGGCGAGGAGACCGCTGCGGCCGCGGATTGCGAAGTGGGCCAGACGGATGGTGACCTGAACCTGTACAACTGGGCCGAGTACATCGATCCGGACCTGGTGGACGCCTTCGCGGCCGAGCACGGCATCGAGATGACCGTGGATGTCTACGACTCCAACGAGGCCATGCAGCCGATCATCTCCGCGGGCAACTCGGGATACGACCTGATCGTTCCCTCCGACTACATGGTCGCCATCCTGATCGCCGGCGAGGACATCCAGCTGCTCAACAAGGACGCCATACCCAACATCGCCAACATCTCGGCGGACTTCAGCGATCTGGTGTACGACCCGGCCGGTGACTACTCCGTGCCCTACCAGTGGGGAACTACCGGCCTGGCCGTGGACACCGCGGTGGTTGGAACCGACTTCCCGAGGTCCTGGTCGATCGTCTTCGACCCGAGCTTCGCCGATCAGTACGCAGGCCGGATCTCCTTGCTGAACGACCCGCGGGAGACCCTGGGCGCAGCGCTGAAGTACCTCGGCTACTCGCTCAACACCACCGACACCGGAGAGTTGGAGGAGGCCAAGGAACTGGTCTCCGAGGCGAGGGGCCGTGTGGCTGCCTTCGACACGGATCAGGCCGACGAGTTGCTCACGACCGGCGAGACCGCAATAGCCCATGGCTACTCGGGCGACATGTTCACCCAGTTCCTGGAGACCGACGACCCGTCCCGTTACGTCTACTTCGTGCCGGAGGAGGGCGGGACGCGCTGGATCGACAACATGGCGATCCCGCACGACGCCCCCAATCCCTGCACGGCCCACACCTTCATCAACTGGATACTCGATGCGGAGAACGGCGCGGCCCTGTCCAACTACAACTACTACTCCACCCCCAACGCGGCAGCCCTCGACGGCCTGGAGCAGGAGTTGCTGGACTTCGTGGCCGACCCCGCGGTGATCCCGGGCGGGGTGGGTTCGCTGGAGGAGATCCAGGACACCGGCGACTTCGAGATCAACTACACCGACGCCTTCATCGAGGCGGTTGGCTAGCCCCCGGTCGGGAGGGGTTCACGGACCGGGACCGGGCGATCCAACTCGTCCCGGACCAGGGGGTCCTCGCGGCCCCGTAGAGCGGTCAGGCCCAACCCGAGGCGGCGCGCACACCAGACGGCGTGGGCGCGCACCAGCGGGTCGGGATGGGCCAGCGCCTGGCTGACCGCGGAACGGACCCGGGGCTCGGACGCATCCCCGACGTTACCCAGCGCCACCAGCGCGTTGCGCCGCAGGTACCGGGGCCGGCGCTGCGGGATGTACCAGCGTCCGAAGCGGGCCATGAGGTCCTCGTCGGAGGCGTCGAGCAGGTCGACCAGGGACACCCAGGCCTCGTTCGGCCCCTCGTTCCTCCGGCCTTCGAGGCGGACCCGGACCCGGTTGGGAGGGCACACCTCGGCGCAGTCGTCACAGCCGTAGATCCGGTCCCCGAGCGCCACCCGGAACTCGGGCCGGAACACCCCGGACTCCTGGACCAGCCAGGCCAGGCAGCGGCGGGCGTCGACCACCCCGGGAGTAACGATGGCGCCGGTGGGACATCCGTCGAGGCACTGCCGGCACGATCCGCAGCCGTCGTCCATTGGCACCGGATCCGTGTCGCACAGAGGGGCGTTGGTGACCACCGCGCCCAGCACCACCAGGCTCCCCGCTCCGGGCACCAGGAGGTTGGAGCTCTTCCCCCACCAACCGATGGCGGCCCGGTAGGCGGCCGCCCGGTCGACCAGGCTGTTCTCGTCAGCCACCACCACCGCCCGATGCCCCGCCGCGCGCAGCGCCTCCGCCACCTGCCCGAGAGCGGAACGGAGAGCGGCGTAGTGATCTTCCCGGGCATAGGCCGCCACCCGTCCGTAGGGGAGGCCGTCGTCGGGGCGGTCCGGCTCGCCACGCCAGAAGTCGAGGGCGCCCACCACCAGCGAGGTGGCGCCCGGCAGGATGCGCGACGGATCGGTAGAGCGCTCCGGGTTGCGGTAGGTGAACTGCATCCCGCCGTGCAACCCGTCCTCCTTGCGCTCCCGCAAGGTTGCGGCCACCTCCGTGAACGGATCTGCCCGGCACACCCCCACCGCGGCCAGCCCGGCCCGCCGCCCGATGTCGAGAATCGAGTCAACTTGGACTTGCGCAGTAGCCATCCGTGATCTCACCACTTGGCGGGATCTCGGTCAGCAACCCACGCCGGAGGGAAGCGTGGAGTGGGGTTCGGACCGGCTCTACTCACATCACGCGGTCCGGCCGGTCAAGGACGCGGTCCATGCTCGAACAAGTGGTCCAATGACTTCATTATGAGGCAATGCCCGCTCCATGAGCATGAGATTCGGCCGTTCCAGGATCAAGACAATAACCCGACGGGGGGTAGTCCTCCGGACGCAGTGCTGTTACCATCTAACCAATGTTGCGGTAAACGGCGGCGGGCAGCGGAGTCGAACCGCAACCAAGGAGAGTATTCCTCCCGGCTCCGAGTTTCTGAGGCCCGGTCCTGTACCCACAGGCAATACCCGCCAGTTCGGGGTGACGGGCGACGGCCATTCGGCTGTCGTCCGTTCTCCTATATGGCATCGTTACCTTCGTGGGAGCGGCTGACAACCCCTTGGTGGAGGGGGATGATCGGCTTCAACGGCCGAGCAGTTCGTAGGCCCGGCGGCCGAGGCGCGAGGAGCGTCCGGTGCCGAACTCGAAGCGGTCGGCCCTGCCCATCACGGCCCGGGTCCCCCGGATGCCCAGCCAGCGCAGGGGTTCGGGCTCCCACGGGCGGGATTCGACTCCCACCCAGGGGAGTTCGGTTAACTCTGACTCGGTTCCGGTGATCAGATCGGCCAGGGTGCGGCCGGCCAGGCAGGAGGGGACTACCCCGTCGCCTACGTATCCGCCGGCGGTGCCCATGCCGGTCAGGGGGTCGTAGCGCACTGCCGGGATCCAGTTGCGCGGCGCCGCCAGCACGCCTCCCCACTCGTGGGTGATGGCTACGTCGCCGAGCACCGGGAAGATCTCCACAAGCACCCTCCTGATGAGATCGTGGGACCGACGGTCGCGCTCTGTGGCGGGATCGATCCGGGAGCCGTACAGGTACGGGATCGCCCGTCCCCCGAAGGCGATCCGGTTGTCGGCCGTCCTCTGCCCGTAGATGACGGCGTAGCGATCGTCGGCGAAGGTGGGCCGGGTGTCGAGTCCGATCTCGGCGAGGGTCGGGGCGTCCAGCGGCTCGGTGGCGATCATCAGCGAGTAGAGCGGTACCAGGGTCCGTCGCTCTCCCGGAAGGTCACGGGTATAAGCCTCGGTGGCCCGGATCACCACCGGCGCGCTGACCTGTCCACCGGCGGTCGTGACCCCTCCGTCCCGGATCTCGGTGGCCGCGGTCTGCTCCACGATCCGAACGCCGCGCCGTTCCACCACCTCGGCCAGCCCTCTCACCAGCCGGGCCGGATCGAGCGCCGCGCAGGGCGCGTAGAAGATACCGCCGTGGAGGTCGGTAGGCCGGGCGAAACG
This portion of the bacterium genome encodes:
- a CDS encoding spermidine/putrescine ABC transporter substrate-binding protein, which codes for MRPTPMRRLLAVLVAMTLLAAACAGDGEETAAAADCEVGQTDGDLNLYNWAEYIDPDLVDAFAAEHGIEMTVDVYDSNEAMQPIISAGNSGYDLIVPSDYMVAILIAGEDIQLLNKDAIPNIANISADFSDLVYDPAGDYSVPYQWGTTGLAVDTAVVGTDFPRSWSIVFDPSFADQYAGRISLLNDPRETLGAALKYLGYSLNTTDTGELEEAKELVSEARGRVAAFDTDQADELLTTGETAIAHGYSGDMFTQFLETDDPSRYVYFVPEEGGTRWIDNMAIPHDAPNPCTAHTFINWILDAENGAALSNYNYYSTPNAAALDGLEQELLDFVADPAVIPGGVGSLEEIQDTGDFEINYTDAFIEAVG
- the queG gene encoding tRNA epoxyqueuosine(34) reductase QueG codes for the protein MATAQVQVDSILDIGRRAGLAAVGVCRADPFTEVAATLRERKEDGLHGGMQFTYRNPERSTDPSRILPGATSLVVGALDFWRGEPDRPDDGLPYGRVAAYAREDHYAALRSALGQVAEALRAAGHRAVVVADENSLVDRAAAYRAAIGWWGKSSNLLVPGAGSLVVLGAVVTNAPLCDTDPVPMDDGCGSCRQCLDGCPTGAIVTPGVVDARRCLAWLVQESGVFRPEFRVALGDRIYGCDDCAEVCPPNRVRVRLEGRRNEGPNEAWVSLVDLLDASDEDLMARFGRWYIPQRRPRYLRRNALVALGNVGDASEPRVRSAVSQALAHPDPLVRAHAVWCARRLGLGLTALRGREDPLVRDELDRPVPVREPLPTGG
- a CDS encoding FAD-binding oxidoreductase, yielding MPDYSNLSLWMATFEGDLTPRPPLGGDASVDVAIVGGGFTGLWTAYYLTERDPSLSILVIEREICGFGASGRNGGWAIGDLAAGIDAYARRSSHEAARRLMGHVHGSVDEIGRVTATEAIDCGFAKGGVIRFARSRAQAARQAAKIENNRANGIGEDIIRLLEPEEVRRFARPTDLHGGIFYAPCAALDPARLVRGLAEVVERRGVRIVEQTAATEIRDGGVTTAGGQVSAPVVIRATEAYTRDLPGERRTLVPLYSLMIATEPLDAPTLAEIGLDTRPTFADDRYAVIYGQRTADNRIAFGGRAIPYLYGSRIDPATERDRRSHDLIRRVLVEIFPVLGDVAITHEWGGVLAAPRNWIPAVRYDPLTGMGTAGGYVGDGVVPSCLAGRTLADLITGTESELTELPWVGVESRPWEPEPLRWLGIRGTRAVMGRADRFEFGTGRSSRLGRRAYELLGR